A region of Gadus morhua chromosome 18, gadMor3.0, whole genome shotgun sequence DNA encodes the following proteins:
- the wnk4a gene encoding serine/threonine-protein kinase WNK4, with protein sequence MSRAEMEIPGRGFPGLSVDMSEGDCLSRVSVFRPHGLGARRNSYGLHKITMDIDSPLYSGVLSKALSWSAENILSLPESRAEEEAGKTDDSPKSPSKSPSPSPTSSICTVASLTPHCSAASEAVLLTDTWASVPASSSSVPQDASSDSDTELHVPHSKPHKVLSRLPYQSKREQDEKEEIETKAVATSPDGRYLKFNIEIGRGSFKTVYKGLDTETTVEVAWCELQVSGEGPVDLL encoded by the coding sequence ATGTCGCGCGCAGAGATGGAAATACCGGGACGCGGTTTCCCGGGTCTGTCGGTGGACATGTCCGAGGGGGACTGCCTGTCCCGGGTGTCCGTGTTCAGGCCCCACGGTCTAGGCGCGCGGCGGAACTCCTATGGCTTGCATAAAATCACCATGGACATCGACTCCCCGCTGTACAGCGGGGTCCTGTCCAAGGCGCTGTCATGGTCCGCCGAGAACATACTGTCGCTCCCAGAGTCCCGggccgaggaggaggcgggTAAGACGGACGACTCGCCGAAGTCCCCGTCCAAGTCAccgtccccctccccaaccTCGAGCATCTGCACCGTCGCCTCCCTCACGCCCCACTGCAGCGCAGCCTCGGAGGCTGTCCTGCTCACGGACACCTGGGCCTCCGTcccggcctcctcctcttccgtcCCCCAGGATGCGAGCTCGGACTCGGACACCGAACTCCACGTCCCCCACAGCAAACCGCACAAGGTGCTGTCGCGGCTCCCCTACCAGAGCAAGAGGGAGCAGGATGAGAAAGAGGAGATCGAGACCAAAGCTGTGGCCACTTCGCCCGATGGAAGATATCTCAAGTTCAACATCGAGATCGGAAGGGGTTCGTTCAAGACCGTCTATAAAGGGCTGGACACGGagaccacggtggaggtggcGTGGTGTGAGCTACAGGTGAGTGGGGAAGGACCTGTTGATCTGCTTTGA
- the vps25 gene encoding LOW QUALITY PROTEIN: vacuolar protein-sorting-associated protein 25 (The sequence of the model RefSeq protein was modified relative to this genomic sequence to represent the inferred CDS: deleted 2 bases in 1 codon) — protein MSFEWPWQYNFPPFFTLQPNVDTRQKQLAAWCSLALAYCRHHKLYTLDVMESQESPVFNNKKIERKLSTEAIQVVFEELRKKGNLDWLDKNKSRCLVMWRRPEEWGKLIYQWVSKVGMINSVFTLYELSNGDDTEGEEFHGLEEWILLRSLRPLQTDGKAELITMDDSKGVKFF, from the exons ATGAGTTTCGAGTGGCCCTGGCAGTATAACTTCCCTCCGTTTTTTAC ATTACAGCCTAATGTTGACACCAGACAGAAGCAGCTGGCGGCATGGTGCTCGCTGGCGCTGGCTTACTGCCGACACCACAAACTCTACACCCTGGACGTCATGGAATCTCAGGAGAGCCCCGTGTTCAATAACAAGAAGATAGAAC GAAAACTTTCAACGGAAGCGATCCAAGTTGTCTTTGAGGAACTCAGAAAAAAAG GCAACCTGGACTGGCTGGACAAAAACAAGTCTCGGTGTTTAGTGATGTGGAGACGGCCGGAGGAGTGGGGGAAGCTGATCTACCAATGG GTCTCCAAAGTCGGCATGATCAACTCTGTGTTTACACTTTACGAGCTGTCCAACGGGGACGACACCGAGGGCGAAG AATTCCACGGTCTTGAGGAGTGGATACTGCTGCGTTCCTTG CGGCCCCTTCAGACGGACGGCAAGGCGGAGCTCATCACCATGGACGACAGCAAGGGTGTCAAGTTCTTCTGA